Proteins encoded within one genomic window of Pongo abelii isolate AG06213 chromosome 18, NHGRI_mPonAbe1-v2.0_pri, whole genome shotgun sequence:
- the SLC12A4 gene encoding solute carrier family 12 member 4 isoform X2 has protein sequence MPHFTVVPVDGPRRGDYDNLEGLSWVDYGERAEREDSDGHGNHRESSPFLSPLEASRGSDYYDRNLALFEEELDIRPKVSSLLGKLVSYTNLTQGAREHEEAESGEGTRRRAAKAPSMGTLMGVYLPCLQNIFGVILFLRLTWMVGTAGVLQALLIVLICCCCTLLTAISMSAIATNGVVPAGGSYFMISRSLGPEFGGAVGLCFYLGTTFAAAMYILGAIEILLTYIAPPAAIFYPLGAHDTSNATLNNMRVYGTIFLTFMTLVVFVGVKYVNKFASLFLACVIISILSIYAGGIKSIFDPPVFPVCMLGNRTLSRDQFDICAKTAVVDNETVATRLWSFFCHSPNLTTDSCDPYFVLNNVTEIPGIPGAAAGVLQENLWSAYLEKGDIVEKHGLPSADAPSLKESLPLYVVADIATSFTVLVGIFFPSVTGIMAGSNRSGDLRDAQKSIPVGTILAIITTSLVYFSSVVLFGACIEGVVLRDKYGDGVSRNLVVGTLAWPSPWVIVIGSFFSTCGAGLQSLTGAPRLLQAIAKDNIIPFLRVFGHGKVNGEPTWALLLTALIAELGILIASLDMVAPILSMFFLMCYLFVNLACAVQTLLRTPNWRPRFKYYHWALSFLGMSLCLALMFVSSWYYALVAMLIAGMIYKYIEYQGAEKEWGDGIRGLSLSAARYALLRLEEGPPHTKNWRPQLLVLLKLDEDLHVKYPRLLTFASQLKAGKGLTIVGSVIQGSFLESYGEAQAAEQTIKNMMEIEKVKGFCQVVVASKVREGLAHLIQSCGLGGMRHNSVVLGWPYGWRQSEDPRAWKTFIDTVRCTTAAHLALLVPKNIAFYPSNHERYLEGHIDVWWIVHDGGMLMLLPFLLRQHKVWRKCRMRIFTVAQMDDNSIQMKKDLAVFLYHLRLEAEVEVVEMHNSDISAYTYERTLMMEQRSQMLRQMRLTKTEREREAQLVKDRHSALRLESLYSDEEDESAVGADKIQMTWTRDKDQSNVRRMHTAVKLNEVIVTRSHDARLVLLNMPGPPRNSEGDENYMEFLEVLTEGLERVLLVRGGGREVITIYS, from the exons ATGCCTCACTTCACCGTGGTGCCGGTGGACGGGCCGCGGCGCGGCGACTATGACAACCTCGAGGGGCTCAGTTGGGTGGACTACGGGGAGCGCGCCGAGCGGGAAGACTCGGACG GACATGGCAACCACAGAGAGAGCAGCCCTTTTCTTTCCCCCTTGGAGGCTTCCAGAGGAAGTGACTACTATGACAGGAACCTGGCACTGTTTGAG GAAGAGCTGGACATCCGCCCAAAGGTATCGTCTCTTCTGGGAAAGCTCGTCAGCTACACCAACCTCACCCAGGGCGCCAGAGAGCATGAGGAGGCTGAGAGTGGGGAGGGCACCCGCCGGAGGGCAGCCAAG GCACCCAGCATGGGCACCCTCATGGGGGTGTACTTGCCCTGCCTGCAGAATATCTTTGGGGTTATCCTCTTTCTGCGGCTGACCTGGATGGTGGGCACGGCAGGTGTGCTACAGGCCCTCCTCATTGTGCTCATCTGCTGCTGTTGT ACCCTGCTGACGGCCATCTCCATGAGTGCCATCGCCACCAACGGTGTGGTTCCAG CTGGGGGCTCCTATTTCATGATCTCTCGTTCACTGGGGCCAGAATTTGGAGGTGCTGTGGGCCTGTGCTTCTACCTGGGAACAACATTCGCAGCAGCCATGTACATCCTGGGGGCCATCGAGATCTTGCTG ACCTACATTGCCCCACCAGCTGCCATTTTTTACCCACTGGGTGCTCATGACACGTCGAATGCCACTTTGAACAATATGCGTGTGTATGGGACCATTTTCCTGACCTTCATGACCCTGGTGGTGTTTGTGGGGGTCAAGTATGTGAACAAATTCGCCTCGCTCTTCCTGGCCTGTGTGATCATCTCCATCCTCTCCATCTATGCTGGGGGCATAAAGTCTATATTTGACCCTCCCGTGTTTCC GGTATGCATGCTGGGCAACAGAACCCTGTCCCGGGACCAGTTTGACATCTGTGCCAAGACAGCTGTAGTGGACAATGAGACAGTGGCCACCCGGCTATGGAGTTTCTTCTGCCATAGCCCCAACCTTACCACCGACTCCTGTGACCCCTACTTCGTGCTCAACAATGTGACCGAGATCCCTGGCATCCCCGGGGCAGCTGCTGGTGTGCTCCAGG AAAACCTGTGGAGCGCCTACCTGGAGAAGGGTGACATCGTGGAGAAGCATGGGCTGCCCTCCGCAGATGCCCCGAGCCTGAAGGAGAGCCTGCCCCTGTACGTGGTTGCCGACATCGCCACATCCTTCACCGTGCTGGTCGGCATCTTCTTCCCTTCCGTAACAG GCATCATGGCTGGCTCAAACCGCTCTGGGGACCTCCGTGACGCCCAGAAGTCCATCCCTGTGGGGACCATTCTGGCCATCATTACAACTTCCCTCGTGT ACTTCAGCAGTGTGGTTCTCTTTGGCGCCTGCATCGAGGGTGTGGTTCTCCGGGACAA GTATGGCGATGGTGTCAGCAGGAACTTGGTGGTGGGCACACTGGCCTGGCCTTCACCCTGGGTCATCGTCATCGGCTCCTTCTTTTCAACGTGTGGTGCTGGCCTCCAGAGCCTCACAGGCGCACCACGCCTATTGCAGGCCATTGCCAAGGACAACATCATCCCCTTCCTCCGG GTGTTTGGCCACGGGAAGGTGAATGGTGAACCCACATGGGCACTCCTCCTGACGGCGCTCATCGCCGAGCTGGGCATCCTCATCGCCTCCCTCGACATGGTGGCCCCCATCCTATCCAT GTTCTTTCTGATGTGCTACCTGTTCGTGAACCTGGCCTGTGCGGTGCAGACACTCCTGAGGACCCCCAACTGGCGGCCCCGGTTCAAGTACTATCACTG GGCGCTGTCCTTCCTGGGCATGAGTCTCTGCCTGGCCCTTATGTTTGTCTCCTCCTGGTACTATGCCCTGGTGGCCATGCTCATCGCCGGCATGATCTACAAATACATCGAGTACCAAGG GGCTGAGAAGGAGTGGGGTGACGGGATCCGAGGCCTGTCCCTGAGCGCCGCCCGCTACGCGCTGTTGCGGCTGGAGGAGGGGCCTCCTCACACCAAGAACTGGCG GCCGCAGCTGCTGGTGCTCCTGAAGCTGGACGAGGACCTGCACGTGAAGTACCCGCGGCTCCTCACCTTCGCCTCCCAGCTCAAGGCCGGCAAGGGCCTGACCATTGTTGGTTCTGTCATCCAGGGGAGCTTCTTGGAGAGCTATGGCGAGGCTCAGGCTGCCGAGCAG ACCATCAAGAACATGATGGAAATTGAGAAGGTGAAGGGCTTCTGCCAGGTGGTGGTGGCCAGCAAGGTGCGGGAGGGGCTGGCCCACCTCATCCAGTCCTGCGGCCTGGGCGGCATGCGGCATAACTCCGTGGTGCTGGGCTGGCCCTACggctggcgacagagcgaggacCCCCGTGCCTGGAAGACCTTCAttg ACACTGTGCGCTGCACTACGGCCGCCCACCTGGCCCTGCTCGTGCCCAAGAACATCGCCTTCTACCCCAGCAACCACGAGCGCTACCTGGAGGGCCACATAGACGTGTGGTGGATCGTGCACGACGGCGGCATGCTCATGCTTCTGCCCTTCCTGCTGCGCCAGCATAAG GTCTGGAGGAAGTGCCGGATGCGCATCTTCACAGTGGCCCAGATGGATGACAACAGCATCCAGATGAAGAAGGACCTGGCTGTCTTCCTGTACCATCTGCGCCTTGAGGccgaggtggaggtggtggagatg CATAACAGTGACATCTCTGCATACACCTACGAGCGGACGCTGATGATGGAGCAGCGGTCGCAGATGCTGCGGCAGATGAGACTGACCAAGACTGAGCGGGAGCGAGAA GCCCAGCTGGTCAAGGATCGGCACTCGGCCCTGCGGCTGGAGAGCCTGTACTCGGACGAGGAAGATGAGTCTGCAGTGGGGGCTGACAAGATCCAGATGACGTGGACCAGGGACAA GGACCAATCCAATGTGCGGCGCATGCACACTGCTGTGAAGCTCAATGAAGTCATTGTCACGCGCTCCCACGACGCCCGCCTGGTTCTCTTAAACATGCCTGGCCCACCCAGGAACAGTGAGGGCGACGAGAACT ACATGGAGTTCCTCGAGGTGCTGACCGAGGGCCTTGAGCGGGTGCTGTTGGTGCGCGGTGGTGGCCGTGAAGTCATCACCATCTACTCCTGA
- the SLC12A4 gene encoding solute carrier family 12 member 4 isoform X12 translates to MGTLMGVYLPCLQNIFGVILFLRLTWMVGTAGVLQALLIVLICCCCTLLTAISMSAIATNGVVPAGGSYFMISRSLGPEFGGAVGLCFYLGTTFAAAMYILGAIEILLTYIAPPAAIFYPLGAHDTSNATLNNMRVYGTIFLTFMTLVVFVGVKYVNKFASLFLACVIISILSIYAGGIKSIFDPPVFPVCMLGNRTLSRDQFDICAKTAVVDNETVATRLWSFFCHSPNLTTDSCDPYFVLNNVTEIPGIPGAAAGVLQENLWSAYLEKGDIVEKHGLPSADAPSLKESLPLYVVADIATSFTVLVGIFFPSVTGIMAGSNRSGDLRDAQKSIPVGTILAIITTSLVYFSSVVLFGACIEGVVLRDKYGDGVSRNLVVGTLAWPSPWVIVIGSFFSTCGAGLQSLTGAPRLLQAIAKDNIIPFLRVFGHGKVNGEPTWALLLTALIAELGILIASLDMVAPILSMFFLMCYLFVNLACAVQTLLRTPNWRPRFKYYHWALSFLGMSLCLALMFVSSWYYALVAMLIAGMIYKYIEYQGAEKEWGDGIRGLSLSAARYALLRLEEGPPHTKNWRPQLLVLLKLDEDLHVKYPRLLTFASQLKAGKGLTIVGSVIQGSFLESYGEAQAAEQTIKNMMEIEKVKGFCQVVVASKVREGLAHLIQSCGLGGMRHNSVVLGWPYGWRQSEDPRAWKTFIDTVRCTTAAHLALLVPKNIAFYPSNHERYLEGHIDVWWIVHDGGMLMLLPFLLRQHKVWRKCRMRIFTVAQMDDNSIQMKKDLAVFLYHLRLEAEVEVVEMHNSDISAYTYERTLMMEQRSQMLRQMRLTKTEREREAQLVKDRHSALRLESLYSDEEDESAVGADKIQMTWTRDKYITETWDPSHAPDNFRELVHIKPDQSNVRRMHTAVKLNEVIVTRSHDARLVLLNMPGPPRNSEGDENYMEFLEVLTEGLERVLLVRGGGREVITIYS, encoded by the exons ATGGGCACCCTCATGGGGGTGTACTTGCCCTGCCTGCAGAATATCTTTGGGGTTATCCTCTTTCTGCGGCTGACCTGGATGGTGGGCACGGCAGGTGTGCTACAGGCCCTCCTCATTGTGCTCATCTGCTGCTGTTGT ACCCTGCTGACGGCCATCTCCATGAGTGCCATCGCCACCAACGGTGTGGTTCCAG CTGGGGGCTCCTATTTCATGATCTCTCGTTCACTGGGGCCAGAATTTGGAGGTGCTGTGGGCCTGTGCTTCTACCTGGGAACAACATTCGCAGCAGCCATGTACATCCTGGGGGCCATCGAGATCTTGCTG ACCTACATTGCCCCACCAGCTGCCATTTTTTACCCACTGGGTGCTCATGACACGTCGAATGCCACTTTGAACAATATGCGTGTGTATGGGACCATTTTCCTGACCTTCATGACCCTGGTGGTGTTTGTGGGGGTCAAGTATGTGAACAAATTCGCCTCGCTCTTCCTGGCCTGTGTGATCATCTCCATCCTCTCCATCTATGCTGGGGGCATAAAGTCTATATTTGACCCTCCCGTGTTTCC GGTATGCATGCTGGGCAACAGAACCCTGTCCCGGGACCAGTTTGACATCTGTGCCAAGACAGCTGTAGTGGACAATGAGACAGTGGCCACCCGGCTATGGAGTTTCTTCTGCCATAGCCCCAACCTTACCACCGACTCCTGTGACCCCTACTTCGTGCTCAACAATGTGACCGAGATCCCTGGCATCCCCGGGGCAGCTGCTGGTGTGCTCCAGG AAAACCTGTGGAGCGCCTACCTGGAGAAGGGTGACATCGTGGAGAAGCATGGGCTGCCCTCCGCAGATGCCCCGAGCCTGAAGGAGAGCCTGCCCCTGTACGTGGTTGCCGACATCGCCACATCCTTCACCGTGCTGGTCGGCATCTTCTTCCCTTCCGTAACAG GCATCATGGCTGGCTCAAACCGCTCTGGGGACCTCCGTGACGCCCAGAAGTCCATCCCTGTGGGGACCATTCTGGCCATCATTACAACTTCCCTCGTGT ACTTCAGCAGTGTGGTTCTCTTTGGCGCCTGCATCGAGGGTGTGGTTCTCCGGGACAA GTATGGCGATGGTGTCAGCAGGAACTTGGTGGTGGGCACACTGGCCTGGCCTTCACCCTGGGTCATCGTCATCGGCTCCTTCTTTTCAACGTGTGGTGCTGGCCTCCAGAGCCTCACAGGCGCACCACGCCTATTGCAGGCCATTGCCAAGGACAACATCATCCCCTTCCTCCGG GTGTTTGGCCACGGGAAGGTGAATGGTGAACCCACATGGGCACTCCTCCTGACGGCGCTCATCGCCGAGCTGGGCATCCTCATCGCCTCCCTCGACATGGTGGCCCCCATCCTATCCAT GTTCTTTCTGATGTGCTACCTGTTCGTGAACCTGGCCTGTGCGGTGCAGACACTCCTGAGGACCCCCAACTGGCGGCCCCGGTTCAAGTACTATCACTG GGCGCTGTCCTTCCTGGGCATGAGTCTCTGCCTGGCCCTTATGTTTGTCTCCTCCTGGTACTATGCCCTGGTGGCCATGCTCATCGCCGGCATGATCTACAAATACATCGAGTACCAAGG GGCTGAGAAGGAGTGGGGTGACGGGATCCGAGGCCTGTCCCTGAGCGCCGCCCGCTACGCGCTGTTGCGGCTGGAGGAGGGGCCTCCTCACACCAAGAACTGGCG GCCGCAGCTGCTGGTGCTCCTGAAGCTGGACGAGGACCTGCACGTGAAGTACCCGCGGCTCCTCACCTTCGCCTCCCAGCTCAAGGCCGGCAAGGGCCTGACCATTGTTGGTTCTGTCATCCAGGGGAGCTTCTTGGAGAGCTATGGCGAGGCTCAGGCTGCCGAGCAG ACCATCAAGAACATGATGGAAATTGAGAAGGTGAAGGGCTTCTGCCAGGTGGTGGTGGCCAGCAAGGTGCGGGAGGGGCTGGCCCACCTCATCCAGTCCTGCGGCCTGGGCGGCATGCGGCATAACTCCGTGGTGCTGGGCTGGCCCTACggctggcgacagagcgaggacCCCCGTGCCTGGAAGACCTTCAttg ACACTGTGCGCTGCACTACGGCCGCCCACCTGGCCCTGCTCGTGCCCAAGAACATCGCCTTCTACCCCAGCAACCACGAGCGCTACCTGGAGGGCCACATAGACGTGTGGTGGATCGTGCACGACGGCGGCATGCTCATGCTTCTGCCCTTCCTGCTGCGCCAGCATAAG GTCTGGAGGAAGTGCCGGATGCGCATCTTCACAGTGGCCCAGATGGATGACAACAGCATCCAGATGAAGAAGGACCTGGCTGTCTTCCTGTACCATCTGCGCCTTGAGGccgaggtggaggtggtggagatg CATAACAGTGACATCTCTGCATACACCTACGAGCGGACGCTGATGATGGAGCAGCGGTCGCAGATGCTGCGGCAGATGAGACTGACCAAGACTGAGCGGGAGCGAGAA GCCCAGCTGGTCAAGGATCGGCACTCGGCCCTGCGGCTGGAGAGCCTGTACTCGGACGAGGAAGATGAGTCTGCAGTGGGGGCTGACAAGATCCAGATGACGTGGACCAGGGACAAGTACATAACTGAGACCTGGGACCCCAGCCATGCCCCTGACAATTTCCGGGAGCTGGTGCATATTAAGCC GGACCAATCCAATGTGCGGCGCATGCACACTGCTGTGAAGCTCAATGAAGTCATTGTCACGCGCTCCCACGACGCCCGCCTGGTTCTCTTAAACATGCCTGGCCCACCCAGGAACAGTGAGGGCGACGAGAACT ACATGGAGTTCCTCGAGGTGCTGACCGAGGGCCTTGAGCGGGTGCTGTTGGTGCGCGGTGGTGGCCGTGAAGTCATCACCATCTACTCCTGA
- the SLC12A4 gene encoding solute carrier family 12 member 4 isoform X14 encodes MAAEGALCGFVYLEGTAWAVPEDTEPLASCTLGHGNHRESSPFLSPLEASRGSDYYDRNLALFEEELDIRPKVSSLLGKLVSYTNLTQGAREHEEAESGEGTRRRAAKAPSMGTLMGVYLPCLQNIFGVILFLRLTWMVGTAGVLQALLIVLICCCCTLLTAISMSAIATNGVVPAGGSYFMISRSLGPEFGGAVGLCFYLGTTFAAAMYILGAIEILLTYIAPPAAIFYPLGAHDTSNATLNNMRVYGTIFLTFMTLVVFVGVKYVNKFASLFLACVIISILSIYAGGIKSIFDPPVFPVCMLGNRTLSRDQFDICAKTAVVDNETVATRLWSFFCHSPNLTTDSCDPYFVLNNVTEIPGIPGAAAGVLQENLWSAYLEKGDIVEKHGLPSADAPSLKESLPLYVVADIATSFTVLVGIFFPSVTGIMAGSNRSGDLRDAQKSIPVGTILAIITTSLVYFSSVVLFGACIEGVVLRDKYGDGVSRNLVVGTLAWPSPWVIVIGSFFSTCGAGLQSLTGAPRLLQAIAKDNIIPFLRVFGHGKVNGEPTWALLLTALIAELGILIASLDMVAPILSMFFLMCYLFVNLACAVQTLLRTPNWRPRFKYYHWALSFLGMSLCLALMFVSSWYYALVAMLIAGMIYKYIEYQGAEKEWGDGIRGLSLSAARYALLRLEEGPPHTKNWRPQLLVLLKLDEDLHVKYPRLLTFASQLKAGKGLTIVGSVIQGSFLESYGEAQAAEQTIKNMMEIEKVKGFCQVVVASKVREGLAHLIQSCGLGGMRHNSVVLGWPYGWRQSEDPRAWKTFIDTVRCTTAAHLALLVPKNIAFYPSNHERYLEGHIDVWWIVHDGGMLMLLPFLLRQHKVWRKCRMRIFTVAQMDDNSIQMKKDLAVFLYHLRLEAEVEVVEMHNSDISAYTYERTLMMEQRSQMLRQMRLTKTEREREAQLVKDRHSALRLESLYSDEEDESAVGADKIQMTWTRDKYITETWDPSHAPDNFRELVHIKPDQSNVRRMHTAVKLNEVIVTRSHDARLVLLNMPGPPRNSEGDENYMEFLEVLTEGLERVLLVRGGGREVITIYS; translated from the exons ATGGCAGCCGAAGGTGCTCTGTGCGGCTTCGTCTATCTGGAGGGCACTGCCTGGGCGGTCCCTGAGGACACCGAACCCTTGGCATCCTGCACATTGG GACATGGCAACCACAGAGAGAGCAGCCCTTTTCTTTCCCCCTTGGAGGCTTCCAGAGGAAGTGACTACTATGACAGGAACCTGGCACTGTTTGAG GAAGAGCTGGACATCCGCCCAAAGGTATCGTCTCTTCTGGGAAAGCTCGTCAGCTACACCAACCTCACCCAGGGCGCCAGAGAGCATGAGGAGGCTGAGAGTGGGGAGGGCACCCGCCGGAGGGCAGCCAAG GCACCCAGCATGGGCACCCTCATGGGGGTGTACTTGCCCTGCCTGCAGAATATCTTTGGGGTTATCCTCTTTCTGCGGCTGACCTGGATGGTGGGCACGGCAGGTGTGCTACAGGCCCTCCTCATTGTGCTCATCTGCTGCTGTTGT ACCCTGCTGACGGCCATCTCCATGAGTGCCATCGCCACCAACGGTGTGGTTCCAG CTGGGGGCTCCTATTTCATGATCTCTCGTTCACTGGGGCCAGAATTTGGAGGTGCTGTGGGCCTGTGCTTCTACCTGGGAACAACATTCGCAGCAGCCATGTACATCCTGGGGGCCATCGAGATCTTGCTG ACCTACATTGCCCCACCAGCTGCCATTTTTTACCCACTGGGTGCTCATGACACGTCGAATGCCACTTTGAACAATATGCGTGTGTATGGGACCATTTTCCTGACCTTCATGACCCTGGTGGTGTTTGTGGGGGTCAAGTATGTGAACAAATTCGCCTCGCTCTTCCTGGCCTGTGTGATCATCTCCATCCTCTCCATCTATGCTGGGGGCATAAAGTCTATATTTGACCCTCCCGTGTTTCC GGTATGCATGCTGGGCAACAGAACCCTGTCCCGGGACCAGTTTGACATCTGTGCCAAGACAGCTGTAGTGGACAATGAGACAGTGGCCACCCGGCTATGGAGTTTCTTCTGCCATAGCCCCAACCTTACCACCGACTCCTGTGACCCCTACTTCGTGCTCAACAATGTGACCGAGATCCCTGGCATCCCCGGGGCAGCTGCTGGTGTGCTCCAGG AAAACCTGTGGAGCGCCTACCTGGAGAAGGGTGACATCGTGGAGAAGCATGGGCTGCCCTCCGCAGATGCCCCGAGCCTGAAGGAGAGCCTGCCCCTGTACGTGGTTGCCGACATCGCCACATCCTTCACCGTGCTGGTCGGCATCTTCTTCCCTTCCGTAACAG GCATCATGGCTGGCTCAAACCGCTCTGGGGACCTCCGTGACGCCCAGAAGTCCATCCCTGTGGGGACCATTCTGGCCATCATTACAACTTCCCTCGTGT ACTTCAGCAGTGTGGTTCTCTTTGGCGCCTGCATCGAGGGTGTGGTTCTCCGGGACAA GTATGGCGATGGTGTCAGCAGGAACTTGGTGGTGGGCACACTGGCCTGGCCTTCACCCTGGGTCATCGTCATCGGCTCCTTCTTTTCAACGTGTGGTGCTGGCCTCCAGAGCCTCACAGGCGCACCACGCCTATTGCAGGCCATTGCCAAGGACAACATCATCCCCTTCCTCCGG GTGTTTGGCCACGGGAAGGTGAATGGTGAACCCACATGGGCACTCCTCCTGACGGCGCTCATCGCCGAGCTGGGCATCCTCATCGCCTCCCTCGACATGGTGGCCCCCATCCTATCCAT GTTCTTTCTGATGTGCTACCTGTTCGTGAACCTGGCCTGTGCGGTGCAGACACTCCTGAGGACCCCCAACTGGCGGCCCCGGTTCAAGTACTATCACTG GGCGCTGTCCTTCCTGGGCATGAGTCTCTGCCTGGCCCTTATGTTTGTCTCCTCCTGGTACTATGCCCTGGTGGCCATGCTCATCGCCGGCATGATCTACAAATACATCGAGTACCAAGG GGCTGAGAAGGAGTGGGGTGACGGGATCCGAGGCCTGTCCCTGAGCGCCGCCCGCTACGCGCTGTTGCGGCTGGAGGAGGGGCCTCCTCACACCAAGAACTGGCG GCCGCAGCTGCTGGTGCTCCTGAAGCTGGACGAGGACCTGCACGTGAAGTACCCGCGGCTCCTCACCTTCGCCTCCCAGCTCAAGGCCGGCAAGGGCCTGACCATTGTTGGTTCTGTCATCCAGGGGAGCTTCTTGGAGAGCTATGGCGAGGCTCAGGCTGCCGAGCAG ACCATCAAGAACATGATGGAAATTGAGAAGGTGAAGGGCTTCTGCCAGGTGGTGGTGGCCAGCAAGGTGCGGGAGGGGCTGGCCCACCTCATCCAGTCCTGCGGCCTGGGCGGCATGCGGCATAACTCCGTGGTGCTGGGCTGGCCCTACggctggcgacagagcgaggacCCCCGTGCCTGGAAGACCTTCAttg ACACTGTGCGCTGCACTACGGCCGCCCACCTGGCCCTGCTCGTGCCCAAGAACATCGCCTTCTACCCCAGCAACCACGAGCGCTACCTGGAGGGCCACATAGACGTGTGGTGGATCGTGCACGACGGCGGCATGCTCATGCTTCTGCCCTTCCTGCTGCGCCAGCATAAG GTCTGGAGGAAGTGCCGGATGCGCATCTTCACAGTGGCCCAGATGGATGACAACAGCATCCAGATGAAGAAGGACCTGGCTGTCTTCCTGTACCATCTGCGCCTTGAGGccgaggtggaggtggtggagatg CATAACAGTGACATCTCTGCATACACCTACGAGCGGACGCTGATGATGGAGCAGCGGTCGCAGATGCTGCGGCAGATGAGACTGACCAAGACTGAGCGGGAGCGAGAA GCCCAGCTGGTCAAGGATCGGCACTCGGCCCTGCGGCTGGAGAGCCTGTACTCGGACGAGGAAGATGAGTCTGCAGTGGGGGCTGACAAGATCCAGATGACGTGGACCAGGGACAAGTACATAACTGAGACCTGGGACCCCAGCCATGCCCCTGACAATTTCCGGGAGCTGGTGCATATTAAGCC GGACCAATCCAATGTGCGGCGCATGCACACTGCTGTGAAGCTCAATGAAGTCATTGTCACGCGCTCCCACGACGCCCGCCTGGTTCTCTTAAACATGCCTGGCCCACCCAGGAACAGTGAGGGCGACGAGAACT ACATGGAGTTCCTCGAGGTGCTGACCGAGGGCCTTGAGCGGGTGCTGTTGGTGCGCGGTGGTGGCCGTGAAGTCATCACCATCTACTCCTGA